One segment of Synchiropus splendidus isolate RoL2022-P1 chromosome 4, RoL_Sspl_1.0, whole genome shotgun sequence DNA contains the following:
- the atp1a3a gene encoding sodium/potassium-transporting ATPase subunit alpha-3a isoform X1 — protein MGYGRSDSYRVATTQDKDEKESPKKKAGGKDLDDLKKEVPITEHKMSVEEVCRKYNTDIVQGLTNARAAEYLARDGPNALTPPPTTPEWVKFCRQLFGGFSILLWIGAILCFLAYAIQAATEDEPAGDNLYLGIVLSAVVIITGCFSYFQEAKSSKIMESFKNMVPQQALVIREGEKMQINAEQVVAGDLVEVKGGDRIPADLRIISSHGCKVDNSSLTGESEPQTRSPDCTHDNPLETRNITFFSTNCVEGTARGIVVCTGDRTVMGRIATLTSGLETGKTPIAKEIEHFIHIITGVAVFLGVTFFVLSLILGYSWLEAVIFLIGIIVANVPEGLLATVTVCLTLTAKRMARKNCLVKNLEAVETLGSTSTICSDKTGTLTQNRMTVAHMWFDNQIHEADTTEDQSGSSFDKSSTTWVSLARIAALCNRAVFKAGQESLPILKRDVAGDASESALLKCIELSCGAVKTMRDKNKKVAEIPFNSTNKYQLSIHEAEDESDNRYLLVMKGAPERILDRCTTIMLQGKEQPMDDEMKEAFQNAYLELGGLGERVLGFCHLFLPEDKYPKGFAFDTDDVNFQTDNLCFVGLMSMIDPPRAAVPDAVGKCRSAGIKVIMVTGDHPITAKAIAKGVGIISEGNETVEDIAARLNIPVSQVNPRDAKACVIHGTDLKDLTQEQMDDILKNHTEIVFARTSPQQKLIIVEGCQRQGAIVAVTGDGVNDSPALKKADIGVAMGISGSDVSKQAADMILLDDNFASIVTGVEEGRLIFDNLKKSIAYTLTSNIPEITPFLFFILVNIPLPLGTITILCIDLGTDMVPAISLAYEAAESDIMKRQPRNPARDKLVNERLISIAYGQIGMIQALGGFFAYFVIMAENGFLPDCLVGIRLNWDDRSNNDLEDSYGQQWTYEQRKIVEFTCHTAFFVSIVVVQWADVIICKTRRNSVFQQGMRNKILIFGLFEETALAAFLSYCPGMDVALRMYPLKPSWWFCAFPYSFLIFVYDEIRKLILRRNPGGWVEKETYY, from the exons ATGGGG TATGGACGGTCGGACAGCTACCGCGTGGCCACCACGCAGGACAAGGATGAGAAAGAGTCACCTAAGAAGAAGGCAGGAGGCAAAGATCTGGATGACCTGAAGAAAGAAGTTCCTATT ACGGAACACAAAATGTCTGTGGAGGAAGTCTGCAGGAAGTACAACACTGATATCGTTCAG GGTTTGACCAACGCCCGGGCGGCCGAGTACCTTGCAAGAGATGGACCCAACGCTCTGACTCCTCCCCCAACAACTCCAGAGTGGGTCAAGTTTTGTCGCCAGCTGTTCGGCGGCTTCTCCATCCTGCTGTGGATCGGCGCCATCCTCTGTTTCCTGGCCTACGCCATCCAGGCGGCCACCGAGGACGAGCCTGCCGGAGATAAC ctgtaCCTGGGTATCGTCCTGTCTGCCGTTGTCATCATCACCGGCTGCTTCTCCTATTTCCAAGAGGCCAAGAGCTCCAAGATCATGGAGTCCTTCAAGAACATGGTCCCTCAG CAAGCCTTGGTGATCCGCGAAGGGGAGAAGATGCAGATTAATGCAGAGCAGGTGGTCGCAGGAGACCTGGTGGAGGTGAAGGGAGGAGACCGGATCCCTGCTGACCTTCGTATCATCTCCTCTCATGGATGCAAG GTGGACAACTCTTCCCTGACTGGTGAATCTGAGCCTCAGACCCGGTCACCTGACTGCACACATGACAACCCTCTGGAAACCCGCAACATCACATTCTTCTCCACCAACTGTGTCGAAG GAACGGCCCGTGGGATCGTCGTGTGCACAGGTGACCGTACAGTAATGGGGCGTATCGCCACCCTCACCTCGGGGCTGGAGACTGGAAAG ACCCCAATTGCGAAGGAGATCGAGCACTTCATTCACATCATCACGGGCGTGGCCGTGTTTTTGGGCGTGACCTTCTTTGTCCTGTCACTCATCCTCGGATACAGCTGGCTGGAGGCCGTCATCTTCCTCATTGGTATTATTGTGGCCAATGTGCCAGAAGGACTGCTGGCCACTGTCACC GTCTGTCTGACTCTGACCGCCAAGAGAATGGCTCGTAAGAACTGCCTGGTGAAGAACCTGGAGGCCGTGGAGACGCTGGGCTCCACCTCCACCATCTGCTCCGACAAAACTGGCACGCTGACACAGAACAGGATGACAGTGGCCCATATGTGGTTCGACAACCAGATCCATGAGGCAGACACCACTGAGGACCAGTCCG GCTCCTCATTTGACAAGAGCTCCACCACCTGGGTGTCTCTGGCTCGTATCGCCGCCCTGTGTAACCGCGCTGTCTTCAAGGCCGGCCAGGAGTCACTTCCCATCCTGAAGCGTGACGTGGCCGGGGACGCATCAGAGTCTGCTCTGCTCAAGTGTATTGAGTTGTCCTGTGGTGCCGTGAAGACTATGAGGGACAAGAACAAGAAGGTGGCTGAGATTCCCTTCAACTCCACCAACAAGTACCAG CTCTCAATTCACGAAGCCGAGGATGAAAGCGACAACCGCtacctcctggtgatgaagggGGCACCAGAGAGGATCCTGGACCGCTGCACCACCATCATGCTGCAGGGCAAAGAGCAGCCCATGGACGATGAGATGAAGGAAGCGTTCCAAAATGCTTACCTGGAACTGGGAGGACTTGGAGAGAGAGTGCTGG GTTTCTGCCATCTGTTCCTGCCTGAGGACAAGTACCCCAAAGGTTTCGCCTTCGACACTGACGACGTCAACTTCCAGACAGACAACCTGTGCTTTGTGGGTCTGATGTCGATGATCGACCCTCCACGTGCCGCTGTGCCTGACGCCGTGGGAAAATGTCGCTCGGCTGGCATCAAG GTCATCATGGTCACTGGCGATCATCCAATCACAGCCAAGGCCATTGCCAAGGGTGTGGGCATCATCTCAGAAGGCAATGAGACAGTGGAGGACATCGCTGCACGTCTCAACATCCCAGTCAGCCAAGTCAACCCCAG GGACGCCAAAGCTTGCGTGATCCACGGGACGGATCTGAAAGACCTGACTCAGGAGCAGATGGACGACATCCTGAAGAATCACACTGAGATCGTCTTTGCCAGAACTTCCCCGCAGCAGAAGCTCATCATCGTCGAGGGCTGCCAGCGACAG GGTGCTATCGTGGCAGTAACAGGTGACGGTGTCAACGACTCCCCAGCTCTGAAGAAAGCTGATATTGGTGTCGCCATGGGAATCTCCGGCTCTGACGTGTCCAAACAAGCCGCCGACATGATCCTGCTGGACGACAACTTTGCCTCCATTGTCACTGGCGTGGAGGAAG GTCGTCTGATCTTCGACAATCTGAAGAAGTCCATCGCCTACACTCTGACCAGCAACATTCCGGAGATCACTccgttcctcttcttcatcctggtCAACATCCCTCTGCCTCTGGGCACCATCACCATCCTCTGCATCGACCTCGGCACAGACATG GTGCCAGCCATCTCTCTGGCCTACGAGGCTGCGGAGAGTGACATCATGAAGCGGCAGCCCAGGAACCCAGCAAGGGACAAGCTGGTGAACGAGAGACTCATCAGCATCGCTTACGGACAGATCG GTATGATCCAGGCGCTGGGAGGTTTCTTCGCCTACTTTGTCATCATGGCTGAAAATGGCTTCTTGCCAGACTGCCTCGTCGGCATTCGACTGAACTGGGACGATCGCTCCAACAACGACCTGGAGGACAGTTACGGCCAGCAGTGG ACCTATGAGCAGCGCAAGATCGTGGAATTCACCTGCCACAcagcctttttcgtcagtattgTGGTGGTGCAGTGGGCCGACGTCATCATCTGCAAGACCAGACGTAACTCGGTGTTCCAACAGGGCATGAG GAATAAGATTCTTATCTTCGGCCTGTTTGAGGAGACAGCCCTCGCTGCCTTTCTGTCCTACTGCCCCGGGATGGATGTGGCGCTGCGCATGTATCCCCTCAA GCCCAGCTGGTGGTTCTGCGCTTTCCCGTACAGTTTTCTCATCTTTGTTTACGATGAGATTCGAAAACTCATCCTTCGCCGAAACCCAGGAG gCTGGGTGGAAAAAGAAACATACTATTAA
- the atp1a3a gene encoding sodium/potassium-transporting ATPase subunit alpha-3a isoform X2 — MARKNCLVKNLEAVETLGSTSTICSDKTGTLTQNRMTVAHMWFDNQIHEADTTEDQSGSSFDKSSTTWVSLARIAALCNRAVFKAGQESLPILKRDVAGDASESALLKCIELSCGAVKTMRDKNKKVAEIPFNSTNKYQLSIHEAEDESDNRYLLVMKGAPERILDRCTTIMLQGKEQPMDDEMKEAFQNAYLELGGLGERVLGFCHLFLPEDKYPKGFAFDTDDVNFQTDNLCFVGLMSMIDPPRAAVPDAVGKCRSAGIKVIMVTGDHPITAKAIAKGVGIISEGNETVEDIAARLNIPVSQVNPRDAKACVIHGTDLKDLTQEQMDDILKNHTEIVFARTSPQQKLIIVEGCQRQGAIVAVTGDGVNDSPALKKADIGVAMGISGSDVSKQAADMILLDDNFASIVTGVEEGRLIFDNLKKSIAYTLTSNIPEITPFLFFILVNIPLPLGTITILCIDLGTDMVPAISLAYEAAESDIMKRQPRNPARDKLVNERLISIAYGQIGMIQALGGFFAYFVIMAENGFLPDCLVGIRLNWDDRSNNDLEDSYGQQWTYEQRKIVEFTCHTAFFVSIVVVQWADVIICKTRRNSVFQQGMRNKILIFGLFEETALAAFLSYCPGMDVALRMYPLKPSWWFCAFPYSFLIFVYDEIRKLILRRNPGGWVEKETYY; from the exons ATGGCTCGTAAGAACTGCCTGGTGAAGAACCTGGAGGCCGTGGAGACGCTGGGCTCCACCTCCACCATCTGCTCCGACAAAACTGGCACGCTGACACAGAACAGGATGACAGTGGCCCATATGTGGTTCGACAACCAGATCCATGAGGCAGACACCACTGAGGACCAGTCCG GCTCCTCATTTGACAAGAGCTCCACCACCTGGGTGTCTCTGGCTCGTATCGCCGCCCTGTGTAACCGCGCTGTCTTCAAGGCCGGCCAGGAGTCACTTCCCATCCTGAAGCGTGACGTGGCCGGGGACGCATCAGAGTCTGCTCTGCTCAAGTGTATTGAGTTGTCCTGTGGTGCCGTGAAGACTATGAGGGACAAGAACAAGAAGGTGGCTGAGATTCCCTTCAACTCCACCAACAAGTACCAG CTCTCAATTCACGAAGCCGAGGATGAAAGCGACAACCGCtacctcctggtgatgaagggGGCACCAGAGAGGATCCTGGACCGCTGCACCACCATCATGCTGCAGGGCAAAGAGCAGCCCATGGACGATGAGATGAAGGAAGCGTTCCAAAATGCTTACCTGGAACTGGGAGGACTTGGAGAGAGAGTGCTGG GTTTCTGCCATCTGTTCCTGCCTGAGGACAAGTACCCCAAAGGTTTCGCCTTCGACACTGACGACGTCAACTTCCAGACAGACAACCTGTGCTTTGTGGGTCTGATGTCGATGATCGACCCTCCACGTGCCGCTGTGCCTGACGCCGTGGGAAAATGTCGCTCGGCTGGCATCAAG GTCATCATGGTCACTGGCGATCATCCAATCACAGCCAAGGCCATTGCCAAGGGTGTGGGCATCATCTCAGAAGGCAATGAGACAGTGGAGGACATCGCTGCACGTCTCAACATCCCAGTCAGCCAAGTCAACCCCAG GGACGCCAAAGCTTGCGTGATCCACGGGACGGATCTGAAAGACCTGACTCAGGAGCAGATGGACGACATCCTGAAGAATCACACTGAGATCGTCTTTGCCAGAACTTCCCCGCAGCAGAAGCTCATCATCGTCGAGGGCTGCCAGCGACAG GGTGCTATCGTGGCAGTAACAGGTGACGGTGTCAACGACTCCCCAGCTCTGAAGAAAGCTGATATTGGTGTCGCCATGGGAATCTCCGGCTCTGACGTGTCCAAACAAGCCGCCGACATGATCCTGCTGGACGACAACTTTGCCTCCATTGTCACTGGCGTGGAGGAAG GTCGTCTGATCTTCGACAATCTGAAGAAGTCCATCGCCTACACTCTGACCAGCAACATTCCGGAGATCACTccgttcctcttcttcatcctggtCAACATCCCTCTGCCTCTGGGCACCATCACCATCCTCTGCATCGACCTCGGCACAGACATG GTGCCAGCCATCTCTCTGGCCTACGAGGCTGCGGAGAGTGACATCATGAAGCGGCAGCCCAGGAACCCAGCAAGGGACAAGCTGGTGAACGAGAGACTCATCAGCATCGCTTACGGACAGATCG GTATGATCCAGGCGCTGGGAGGTTTCTTCGCCTACTTTGTCATCATGGCTGAAAATGGCTTCTTGCCAGACTGCCTCGTCGGCATTCGACTGAACTGGGACGATCGCTCCAACAACGACCTGGAGGACAGTTACGGCCAGCAGTGG ACCTATGAGCAGCGCAAGATCGTGGAATTCACCTGCCACAcagcctttttcgtcagtattgTGGTGGTGCAGTGGGCCGACGTCATCATCTGCAAGACCAGACGTAACTCGGTGTTCCAACAGGGCATGAG GAATAAGATTCTTATCTTCGGCCTGTTTGAGGAGACAGCCCTCGCTGCCTTTCTGTCCTACTGCCCCGGGATGGATGTGGCGCTGCGCATGTATCCCCTCAA GCCCAGCTGGTGGTTCTGCGCTTTCCCGTACAGTTTTCTCATCTTTGTTTACGATGAGATTCGAAAACTCATCCTTCGCCGAAACCCAGGAG gCTGGGTGGAAAAAGAAACATACTATTAA